Proteins found in one Methanospirillum hungatei JF-1 genomic segment:
- a CDS encoding response regulator has translation MPQGSKILIVEDEMLISMEIKQKLRAMGYEVVGQAITGESAIQKAGETKPDLILMDIRLKGEMDGIAAAKRIMELYDLPIIFLTAHSDKATLERAIAVSPSGYLLKPFKERELMTNIEMSLHKHRIKQKVREEVHPEALSELGKKIEAIPLPVVLLSGTGTIREINQVAATLAGFQRQELLGRPVYAFFGLLGGGDAVQDGSGVEMILPDQVSLKRKDGSMVPVTLTGGFVFHEGNQPPSYLILIESAESAATASSHIGPEMIRHLMAVTTALRLPAFVIDKSLMLAGYNPLFAELARKAGISQYMLNRPLYETPKFSFFGDMQDLQELFRSGDVERRIRKYTFDETVKFIEFTRIPLKKEGIPTHIATIMADVTAERHAVFEAERIKKEYSELYSTLEKIRELSAEIRTPIQDMLLKMSEGKPLESGYAREMTDQVSDLMSRFDTAWIRYAELKDQITKK, from the coding sequence ATGCCACAAGGGAGTAAGATCCTGATCGTTGAAGATGAAATGCTCATTTCCATGGAGATTAAGCAGAAACTCCGGGCAATGGGGTACGAAGTCGTTGGTCAGGCAATAACCGGAGAGTCTGCAATCCAGAAAGCAGGAGAGACAAAGCCAGACCTGATTCTGATGGATATCAGGCTGAAAGGTGAGATGGATGGGATTGCTGCTGCGAAGCGTATCATGGAGCTCTATGATCTTCCGATCATCTTCCTGACCGCTCATTCAGATAAAGCAACGCTTGAGCGGGCAATTGCCGTATCCCCATCAGGATATCTGCTCAAACCGTTTAAAGAACGGGAACTGATGACAAATATCGAGATGAGCCTCCATAAACACCGGATAAAACAAAAAGTCAGGGAAGAGGTGCATCCTGAGGCATTATCCGAACTGGGTAAAAAGATTGAAGCAATTCCCCTGCCGGTTGTTCTGCTCTCTGGAACCGGAACTATCAGGGAGATAAACCAGGTTGCTGCAACCCTTGCCGGGTTTCAAAGGCAGGAACTTTTGGGACGGCCGGTGTATGCATTCTTCGGATTACTAGGTGGAGGTGATGCAGTTCAGGATGGGAGTGGCGTGGAGATGATCCTTCCTGACCAGGTATCTCTGAAGCGAAAAGACGGATCTATGGTCCCGGTGACCCTGACCGGGGGATTTGTCTTTCATGAAGGTAACCAGCCACCATCATATCTGATCCTTATCGAGAGTGCAGAGAGTGCTGCGACTGCATCCTCTCATATCGGACCTGAGATGATAAGGCATCTGATGGCAGTCACCACGGCTCTCCGACTTCCGGCATTTGTTATCGATAAAAGTCTGATGCTGGCCGGGTATAATCCATTATTTGCAGAACTTGCACGAAAGGCTGGGATCAGTCAGTACATGCTGAACAGACCGCTCTATGAGACGCCGAAATTCTCATTCTTTGGAGACATGCAGGATCTTCAGGAGTTATTCAGGTCAGGAGATGTTGAGCGGCGGATACGAAAGTACACCTTTGACGAAACGGTAAAGTTCATCGAGTTTACGAGGATACCTCTCAAAAAGGAAGGAATCCCGACGCATATTGCCACGATCATGGCAGATGTCACCGCAGAACGTCATGCCGTCTTTGAAGCTGAACGAATCAAAAAAGAGTATTCGGAACTGTATTCAACCCTTGAGAAGATCAGGGAGCTTTCAGCGGAGATCAGAACCCCTATCCAGGATATGCTGCTGAAAATGTCTGAAGGAAAACCTCTTGAGAGTGGATATGCACGTGAGATGACAGATCAGGTGTCAGATCTTATGTCACGGTTTGATACCGCATGGATTCGGTATGCAGAACTAAAAGATCAGATAACAAAAAAGTAA
- a CDS encoding response regulator, whose protein sequence is MHILLIDDNEKLCILYQKLLTRGGHETRIETHAKDAIEAIRTARPDIILLDIMMEPVSGWDVLEMIRSTPDVADIPVIILTGKVLTPQEAVKYGMMIEGFVMKPLERTMLLKAIDDIREVIEESEERYSKAISSGLPPEKAAACRDAIKKNNILLFLRDNLSKQEQLLKNEADDNLEILHSLDGLKEMIATEYQKIHKIMENCP, encoded by the coding sequence ATGCATATATTGCTCATTGATGACAATGAAAAACTTTGCATCCTCTATCAGAAGCTTCTGACCCGTGGGGGGCATGAAACCAGGATAGAAACCCATGCAAAGGATGCAATCGAAGCAATCCGGACGGCCCGGCCGGATATTATTTTACTGGATATTATGATGGAACCGGTATCCGGATGGGATGTCCTTGAGATGATCCGAAGTACCCCTGATGTCGCTGACATTCCTGTGATCATCCTGACCGGTAAAGTTCTGACCCCTCAGGAAGCAGTGAAATATGGTATGATGATCGAAGGGTTTGTCATGAAACCACTCGAGCGGACCATGCTTCTCAAAGCAATTGATGATATCAGGGAAGTCATCGAAGAGAGTGAAGAGCGGTATTCAAAAGCCATATCCTCCGGTCTGCCTCCGGAAAAGGCTGCGGCATGCAGGGATGCAATTAAAAAGAATAATATTCTCCTGTTTCTCCGTGATAACCTATCAAAACAGGAGCAGTTACTGAAAAATGAGGCAGATGATAACCTGGAGATCCTTCACAGTCTTGATGGTCTGAAAGAGATGATCGCCACTGAATATCAGAAGATTCATAAAATAATGGAAAACTGTCCCTGA
- a CDS encoding cobalamin B12-binding domain-containing protein: MNTKIPSQIYQDYLTALLSGDRTSCTIIVRDLQSSGLDIRDLFINLFQRSLYDLGELWEHHRISVAVEHLASSITERLISMVETDTFSTPHGDNSVIIACIADEYHQIGARMVSDIFELHGWNTHFLGANTPVKDLIAMIHKRKPDLIVVSVSVYFNIPNLLSALTELRTSFPKIPILAGGQAFRWGGVQLLSRYENIRYISDIIELEQVIGAYDNKEPTSS, from the coding sequence ATGAATACGAAAATACCTTCACAAATCTATCAGGATTATCTCACCGCCCTTCTGAGCGGTGATCGAACGTCATGTACCATCATAGTCAGGGATCTCCAGTCATCTGGGTTAGATATCAGGGATTTGTTTATCAATCTTTTTCAGCGTTCACTCTATGACCTGGGAGAACTCTGGGAGCATCACCGGATTTCCGTGGCTGTTGAGCACCTGGCATCTTCAATAACGGAGCGGCTCATCAGCATGGTGGAAACTGACACCTTTTCTACCCCGCACGGGGATAATTCAGTGATTATTGCCTGTATCGCCGATGAGTATCATCAGATCGGGGCCAGGATGGTGTCAGACATCTTTGAACTTCATGGATGGAACACCCACTTCCTCGGAGCAAACACCCCGGTCAAGGATCTTATCGCCATGATACACAAGAGAAAACCTGACCTTATTGTGGTATCGGTGAGCGTATATTTTAATATTCCAAACCTCCTTTCAGCTCTGACAGAACTTCGAACCTCATTTCCAAAAATCCCGATACTTGCTGGAGGACAGGCATTCAGATGGGGAGGGGTGCAGCTTCTGTCCAGGTATGAAAATATCAGATATATCTCCGATATTATTGAACTGGAACAGGTTATTGGGGCGTATGACAATAAAGAACCTACATCTTCATGA
- a CDS encoding sensor histidine kinase produces the protein MTIKNLHLHDDPWFVEKTLDYILHKSQVFLLILSPSGEIRYANTYARTLLTQDPTGVHIREILLSGSWNDSLLADWTSGDVTPIMNIRTHDDLPRTLYITVYPTDAGYLIFGHSDSEELHRLSKEVLGLNRELGILTRELQVRNRELAELNRMKNQFLGMAAHDLRSPLSLILNYTEFLMEDLQDNLSDEHREFLQTIITSALDMKQVIADFLDVSIIESGHLMLNPGPISFETLMQELLRKTGLSAERRSIRITWKTEGEMPTLYVDVGKIGQVLANLVHNAIEYSPDQGEIEILGQRTDTGIVFMVQDHGSGISKEKQDKLFSEFSGTSMKKKNGERSIGLGLIISRKIVEAHGGSMFVESTPDVGSKFGFILPDSVIWSENKDIQIQQPDSGKV, from the coding sequence ATGACAATAAAGAACCTACATCTTCATGATGACCCCTGGTTTGTTGAGAAAACCCTTGACTATATCCTGCATAAGTCACAGGTTTTTCTTCTCATTCTTAGTCCTTCAGGGGAGATCAGATATGCAAATACCTATGCCAGGACTCTTTTAACCCAGGATCCTACCGGAGTTCATATACGTGAAATTCTGCTCTCCGGGTCATGGAACGATTCATTACTTGCTGACTGGACCAGCGGCGATGTCACCCCTATCATGAATATCAGGACTCATGATGATCTTCCCCGGACATTGTATATCACCGTATACCCGACTGATGCCGGATATCTCATCTTCGGACATAGTGACAGTGAAGAGCTGCACCGGTTATCAAAGGAAGTCCTGGGACTGAACAGGGAACTTGGAATCCTGACCAGAGAGTTGCAGGTCAGAAACAGGGAACTGGCCGAATTAAACCGGATGAAAAACCAGTTTCTGGGTATGGCTGCACATGATCTTCGAAGTCCTTTAAGTCTCATTCTCAATTATACTGAATTTCTGATGGAAGATCTTCAGGACAATCTGTCAGATGAGCACCGGGAATTTCTGCAGACCATCATCACATCTGCCCTTGATATGAAACAGGTTATTGCAGATTTCCTCGATGTCAGTATCATCGAATCAGGGCATCTTATGTTAAATCCGGGGCCCATATCATTTGAAACCCTTATGCAGGAACTGCTTCGAAAAACCGGGCTTTCCGCTGAGCGGCGATCAATTCGGATCACCTGGAAGACGGAGGGGGAGATGCCTACTCTTTATGTTGATGTCGGAAAAATCGGACAGGTCCTGGCAAATCTTGTTCATAATGCAATCGAGTATTCCCCTGATCAGGGGGAGATTGAGATTCTGGGACAACGCACCGATACAGGGATCGTGTTTATGGTACAGGATCATGGATCCGGCATATCCAAAGAGAAACAGGATAAGTTGTTCTCTGAATTTTCAGGGACATCAATGAAGAAAAAGAACGGAGAACGAAGTATCGGGCTTGGACTTATTATATCGAGGAAGATTGTTGAAGCTCATGGCGGGAGCATGTTTGTTGAGAGTACACCGGATGTTGGATCCAAATTCGGTTTTATTCTCCCTGATTCAGTCATATGGTCTGAAAACAAGGATATCCAGATCCAACAGCCGGACTCAGGGAAGGTATAA
- a CDS encoding MASE3 domain-containing protein, with protein MLSFFCVCATASIDLLHTLAYKGMNIFIGYDANLPTQLWIAARYLEAVTFLIAPFFIARRVNAGITFWGFLLVTATLITLIFSGYFPACYIEGSGLTAFKIVSEYVICLILLGAMALLSQKKAYFSRDVLLLLYGALIATIFSELAFTSYVSVYGPANYLGHIFKIVAFALIYQAIVVTGLQRPFEILFRNLSKSEKKYRALFENMDEGVAVCELIRHENDITDYRFIDVNFRYAAMMGLTPEDIIGKTGTDMYGNAASPPHLKYYRTVAASGKTVRFNALYRPEMKYYTVSVFMVDPDQLATVVSDITALKISEDALIRANKKLQLLTQVTRHDINNDLSLAYASIDLLKGAIPDTPETNEIVGYLRESIDAINAKIGFTRSYEQMGSQKPSWQSVSSIVRNIRKEDPRFSSLKVEDSLGSLEIFADLMLPKVFANLMDNSIRHGKTVSTIYLYYQQIGNGCRIIYEDDGAGVSVEAKARIFEPSYSKIHGFGLFLIREILLLTGIEITEEGEKGKGAKFVLHVPQGGYRIM; from the coding sequence ATATTAAGCTTTTTTTGTGTTTGTGCAACAGCCTCTATCGACCTTCTGCATACCCTCGCATATAAGGGGATGAATATCTTTATCGGATATGATGCCAACCTGCCGACCCAGCTCTGGATTGCAGCACGATATCTTGAGGCGGTAACTTTTCTAATAGCCCCTTTTTTCATCGCCCGTCGGGTGAATGCTGGTATTACCTTCTGGGGGTTTCTTCTCGTAACAGCAACACTCATCACTCTGATATTCAGCGGATATTTTCCTGCCTGTTATATAGAAGGCTCCGGGCTTACGGCGTTTAAAATCGTGAGTGAATATGTAATCTGCCTGATCCTCCTGGGAGCGATGGCTCTTCTCTCTCAAAAGAAGGCATACTTCTCACGTGATGTCCTCCTCCTCCTGTACGGGGCCCTCATCGCCACTATCTTTTCAGAGCTTGCATTCACATCATATGTAAGTGTGTATGGGCCGGCCAATTACCTGGGTCATATTTTTAAAATAGTGGCATTTGCCCTGATTTATCAGGCCATTGTGGTTACCGGGTTACAAAGACCATTTGAGATCCTGTTTCGAAACCTCTCAAAAAGCGAGAAGAAGTACCGGGCTTTGTTTGAGAACATGGATGAAGGTGTTGCGGTATGTGAACTCATACGTCATGAGAATGATATCACAGACTATCGGTTTATTGATGTAAACTTTCGATATGCAGCAATGATGGGACTGACTCCTGAAGACATTATAGGAAAGACCGGAACTGATATGTATGGAAATGCAGCCTCTCCCCCCCATCTCAAATACTACCGGACAGTGGCAGCATCCGGGAAAACAGTCCGTTTTAACGCCCTATATCGGCCAGAAATGAAATATTACACGGTTTCAGTCTTCATGGTAGATCCAGATCAATTAGCGACTGTAGTCTCTGATATTACCGCTCTGAAGATATCTGAAGATGCTCTTATCCGGGCGAATAAGAAATTACAACTCCTCACCCAGGTCACCAGGCATGACATCAATAACGATCTCTCCCTCGCCTATGCCTCCATTGATCTCCTGAAAGGGGCAATTCCTGACACTCCTGAAACGAATGAAATTGTTGGCTATCTTCGCGAATCAATCGATGCAATCAATGCGAAGATCGGGTTTACCCGTAGTTATGAACAGATGGGATCACAAAAACCCTCCTGGCAGTCGGTCTCGTCTATTGTCAGGAATATTCGAAAAGAAGATCCTCGTTTCTCATCCCTGAAGGTAGAGGACTCCCTGGGTTCTCTTGAGATATTTGCAGATCTAATGCTTCCGAAAGTCTTTGCAAACCTTATGGACAATTCAATTCGGCATGGAAAGACGGTATCCACCATATATCTTTATTATCAGCAGATCGGGAACGGGTGCCGGATAATCTATGAAGATGACGGAGCAGGGGTGAGTGTCGAAGCAAAGGCCCGGATATTTGAACCATCGTATAGCAAGATCCATGGATTCGGCCTCTTTTTAATCAGGGAAATTCTGCTGCTTACTGGAATTGAGATAACCGAAGAAGGAGAGAAAGGGAAAGGTGCAAAATTTGTTCTGCATGTCCCACAGGGAGGATATCGGATTATGTGA
- a CDS encoding IS1182-like element ISMhu2 family transposase — protein sequence MSHRYNMIRGYGNEQQFLLPVNAMDWLSENDITYGILEILSILDISPFINKYRDDGRGSAFFDPRSMLGIIIYSMIRGEKSSRKIEMCCHYDIGYRIVANNLTPDHTTIYRFKKNNSKEIKSLFKQLSQIIVESGIARIGVLALDGSKFGCNASLSANKKLKYLEAELGRLFDESQEIDELENDDINIQDMEINRLPEHLSTKEKRKEVLNRAKEKLIERHDIESKKQEEKILDREKEELESGKKKRGRKPLEPKKEPSSDSKVNLTDPESQIMSTTNGWIQGYNGQIIVSENQFILAAMISDEQNDKKLLIPMLNELEDLFTGIHPSISPNILLSDAGYFSYPNSLAELDYGIQLIIPPSKERKIPEYSDNDGYISRMEMICRAICMGEIITFPELQSIGTFVWQSFMNREKQATTQEICKRVMEVRVKSPTGRELYRKRKYMVEPVFGNMKHNMRFRSFSQKGKENCEGEFFLAALVHNIKKLIRFEGIVKIKEFATNIIKPSRGSGFSYIFANTVCKVGIDTCRFIHQLVYFG from the coding sequence ATGTCTCATCGCTATAACATGATTAGAGGATATGGTAATGAACAACAATTTTTACTCCCTGTCAATGCGATGGACTGGCTATCTGAAAATGATATTACTTATGGCATATTAGAAATTCTTTCGATTCTCGATATTAGTCCATTTATTAATAAATATCGTGACGATGGTCGCGGTTCTGCCTTTTTTGATCCTCGTTCAATGCTTGGAATAATAATTTATTCAATGATTCGTGGAGAAAAATCTAGCAGAAAAATTGAGATGTGCTGCCATTATGATATTGGATATCGGATCGTCGCCAATAATCTTACACCTGACCATACAACGATCTATCGTTTCAAGAAGAATAATTCAAAAGAAATCAAATCCCTTTTTAAACAATTATCTCAAATTATCGTAGAATCCGGGATAGCAAGAATCGGTGTCCTAGCCCTCGATGGATCAAAATTTGGCTGTAATGCCTCTTTATCAGCCAATAAAAAATTAAAATACCTTGAAGCAGAGCTAGGTCGGCTTTTTGATGAATCACAGGAAATTGATGAGTTAGAAAACGATGATATAAATATTCAGGATATGGAGATTAACCGACTACCTGAGCATCTTTCAACAAAAGAAAAACGAAAGGAAGTTCTTAATCGGGCTAAAGAGAAATTAATTGAACGACATGATATCGAATCTAAAAAACAAGAAGAAAAGATTCTGGACCGCGAAAAAGAAGAATTAGAATCGGGTAAAAAGAAACGAGGTAGAAAGCCTTTAGAGCCTAAAAAAGAGCCATCTTCAGATTCAAAAGTAAATCTCACTGATCCTGAAAGTCAGATAATGTCAACCACCAATGGCTGGATTCAAGGGTATAATGGGCAGATTATCGTTTCTGAAAATCAATTTATCCTCGCTGCAATGATATCAGATGAGCAAAACGATAAAAAATTATTAATACCTATGCTAAATGAACTCGAAGACCTTTTTACGGGTATTCATCCATCAATTTCGCCTAATATACTACTATCTGATGCAGGTTATTTCTCATACCCGAATTCTTTAGCAGAATTGGATTATGGCATTCAACTCATCATCCCTCCTTCTAAAGAAAGAAAAATTCCAGAATATTCAGATAATGATGGGTATATCTCACGAATGGAAATGATATGTCGGGCGATTTGTATGGGAGAAATAATCACATTTCCGGAATTGCAAAGTATCGGGACGTTTGTTTGGCAATCTTTTATGAACAGAGAGAAACAAGCAACAACTCAGGAAATTTGTAAACGAGTTATGGAAGTACGTGTGAAATCCCCCACTGGTAGAGAGTTATATCGAAAACGAAAATACATGGTCGAACCAGTTTTTGGTAATATGAAACATAATATGAGGTTTAGGAGTTTCTCTCAAAAAGGGAAAGAGAATTGCGAGGGAGAATTCTTTTTAGCTGCATTAGTGCATAATATAAAAAAACTTATCAGATTTGAGGGTATAGTTAAAATTAAAGAATTTGCTACGAATATTATAAAACCGTCAAGAGGTTCAGGTTTTTCCTATATTTTTGCAAACACAGTATGTAAAGTGGGAATTGATACATGCAGGTTCATACATCAATTAGTCTATTTTGGTTGA
- a CDS encoding MASE3 domain-containing protein yields MKLTKSSSIRFILILVIFIIGISLTIGYSYLLFHTFAEFFSIIIAGVIFVITWNSRDKIDNGFLIFIGIAFFFIGSIEGVAPMINIMQDHK; encoded by the coding sequence ATGAAATTGACTAAATCTTCATCCATACGATTTATTCTCATCCTCGTGATTTTCATCATCGGAATATCCCTGACCATCGGGTATAGTTATCTCCTGTTTCATACCTTTGCAGAGTTCTTCAGTATCATCATCGCAGGAGTAATTTTTGTAATCACCTGGAACAGCCGGGATAAAATTGACAATGGATTTTTAATTTTTATCGGCATCGCATTCTTTTTTATCGGTTCTATCGAGGGTGTTGCACCAATGATCAATATCATGCAGGATCACAAATGA
- a CDS encoding ATP-binding response regulator: MSPYRILIVEDNRIEALDLIKIIEAHGYDLAGVAKTGEEAISISREKNPDVILMDIRLAGDMDGITAAEQINRNQSIPIIFLTAYSDIRTIRRATSTRLSGFITKPFSEHDVTNALEVAIYKHESEKLVHENRQWLKTVLESVGEGIIAINSTGEIRLMNQAACTILGTHCDLIGHPLSEILTLYRSSDNLPVHLPYHVQKSTPLSEIDYPLYMRKPSGSRVYIDGVISPLEEPDHGCTGVVINLRDISESIVMKRVVHDAYRQIEDNLEKFALLNDQIRNPLSIIVAILDINESEQLPDIMPYIHEIDKIIDQLDNGYIASSKIRNFLKKHHEID, encoded by the coding sequence ATGTCACCATATCGTATTCTCATAGTCGAAGATAACAGAATTGAGGCCCTTGACCTCATAAAGATCATCGAGGCCCATGGGTATGATCTGGCCGGAGTGGCAAAGACCGGGGAAGAGGCAATCTCCATCTCCAGGGAGAAAAACCCTGATGTCATCCTCATGGATATACGGTTAGCCGGAGATATGGATGGCATCACTGCTGCAGAACAGATCAATAGGAACCAGAGTATCCCCATCATCTTTCTGACTGCGTATTCGGATATCCGGACAATCAGACGGGCAACATCGACCAGACTATCTGGTTTTATAACCAAACCCTTTTCTGAACATGATGTTACTAACGCCCTCGAGGTTGCCATATACAAGCATGAGTCTGAAAAATTAGTTCATGAAAACCGCCAATGGCTTAAAACCGTCCTTGAGTCGGTGGGAGAAGGAATAATCGCCATTAACTCAACCGGGGAGATTCGGCTGATGAATCAGGCGGCCTGCACAATCCTTGGAACTCATTGCGATCTCATCGGCCACCCTCTCTCTGAAATACTGACATTATACCGGTCCTCTGATAACCTTCCGGTTCATCTTCCCTATCATGTTCAGAAAAGCACGCCGCTTTCAGAGATTGATTATCCATTATATATGAGAAAACCCTCCGGTTCCAGAGTCTACATTGACGGGGTGATCTCTCCATTGGAAGAACCAGATCATGGCTGCACGGGAGTTGTCATAAATCTGCGAGATATCTCTGAAAGCATCGTGATGAAACGGGTCGTTCATGATGCATACCGGCAGATTGAGGATAACCTGGAAAAATTTGCCCTTTTAAACGATCAGATCAGAAATCCCCTCTCTATCATTGTTGCAATTCTTGATATCAATGAGAGTGAACAATTACCGGATATAATGCCCTATATCCACGAAATTGACAAAATTATTGATCAACTCGATAATGGATATATTGCATCATCGAAAATCCGTAATTTTTTAAAGAAGCACCATGAAATTGACTAA
- the ltrA gene encoding group II intron reverse transcriptase/maturase, translating into MNGISSITHKSEDISDRKLAKQWKKFPFAKARDYVKRLQTRIAKAVKNGQYRLARRLQYLLTHSFYAKMLAVQRVTKNRGKRSAGVDGEKWTTPEQKMKAALTLSDKGYRAKPLRRIYIPKPQSSKMRPLSIPTMYDRAMQALYAMALMPWAETTADKTSFGFRMKRNAQDAASYTFQCLSRKTSGQWILEGDIRGCFDNFAHQWMLDNIPLDQRILNQFLKAGYIYDGILYRNKSGTPQGGLISPLLANMALDGMERMLKEHFPGNKVHLIRFADDFLVTADSQETALQCKELITEFLHERGLELSEEKTKIVHINEGFDFLGWNFRKFKGKFLIQPSKKAIAAIIDKVRVIIKSAKAWKQEDLIKALNPVIKGWAMYHRTASASMTFGKLDWVVRNMLWRWAKRRHNNKGKRWIARKYWHPTLTRKQVFRTSTLTLENFSNTKIQYRKFIKLDANPFIDTEYFENRPGVFLSKQRSIRMFLHYAHKSG; encoded by the coding sequence ATGAACGGGATAAGTTCAATTACGCATAAAAGCGAGGACATCTCGGACAGAAAACTTGCAAAACAATGGAAGAAATTTCCATTTGCTAAAGCAAGAGATTATGTAAAGCGACTTCAGACACGTATCGCAAAAGCAGTGAAGAACGGCCAATATCGACTTGCAAGACGACTCCAGTATCTGCTTACACATTCGTTTTATGCAAAAATGTTGGCAGTACAACGAGTAACCAAAAACAGAGGTAAAAGAAGTGCAGGAGTAGATGGGGAAAAATGGACCACCCCTGAACAGAAAATGAAAGCAGCATTAACGCTTTCGGACAAGGGCTATCGGGCAAAACCTCTCCGGAGAATCTACATCCCTAAACCGCAATCGAGTAAAATGCGACCTCTTTCGATTCCAACCATGTATGACCGTGCTATGCAAGCTTTGTATGCAATGGCTCTTATGCCTTGGGCTGAGACCACAGCAGACAAGACATCATTCGGATTCCGAATGAAGCGAAATGCACAGGATGCTGCTTCATACACTTTTCAGTGCTTAAGCAGAAAGACTTCAGGTCAATGGATATTAGAAGGTGATATCCGCGGGTGCTTCGATAATTTCGCACACCAATGGATGCTTGATAACATCCCTCTTGACCAAAGAATCCTTAACCAATTCCTGAAAGCCGGTTATATTTATGATGGAATACTCTACCGTAACAAGTCAGGTACGCCCCAAGGCGGCTTAATTTCCCCCTTATTGGCTAACATGGCTCTTGACGGCATGGAAAGAATGTTGAAAGAACACTTTCCCGGAAATAAGGTTCATCTCATACGGTTTGCAGATGATTTTCTCGTAACGGCAGACTCACAGGAAACGGCACTCCAGTGCAAGGAACTCATCACTGAATTTCTTCATGAACGAGGGCTTGAACTCTCTGAGGAAAAGACCAAAATCGTTCATATCAACGAGGGGTTCGATTTCCTGGGCTGGAATTTCAGAAAATTCAAAGGCAAATTCCTGATACAACCTTCGAAGAAAGCTATTGCCGCAATCATTGATAAAGTAAGGGTAATCATTAAGTCGGCGAAGGCCTGGAAACAGGAAGACCTTATCAAAGCCCTAAATCCCGTAATTAAGGGATGGGCAATGTATCACCGGACGGCTTCTGCAAGTATGACCTTTGGGAAACTTGACTGGGTTGTCCGAAATATGTTGTGGAGATGGGCAAAGCGCCGTCATAATAATAAAGGGAAGAGATGGATTGCCAGAAAATACTGGCACCCAACACTTACCAGAAAACAGGTCTTTAGAACCTCTACTCTTACTCTCGAAAACTTCTCCAACACCAAAATTCAATACCGAAAATTCATAAAACTGGATGCAAATCCGTTTATTGATACCGAGTATTTTGAAAACAGGCCAGGAGTTTTCCTCTCAAAGCAAAGATCGATACGGATGTTCCTTCACTACGCCCATAAAAGCGGGTAG